A part of Gramella sp. MAR_2010_147 genomic DNA contains:
- a CDS encoding T9SS type A sorting domain-containing protein — translation MEIITSRMGSAKIPILNEKDREPVVGSVMKQLSKNWSLFLTVAFLLFGYQEALIAQTNIKGLVPVLQPLGGHNIDGNAYVNVNGEPGGDWLFEFGTDPVNKNPGGVFPPSASDGIAEGIPDVPFPDDFYLYPGQTTFFRDNITNNDPTIFTSSNKINDNPNTYTWGTGSSPNKNEIQNAISHFSFADPNLPHGNEGDLWLIFAADRQVTNGSSYIDFEILQKPLTAEPGGTFTSLGTEGGRTLGDILITIEFTNGGGAAKVVTRRWVANGNGFIYEIFTPVMGTIFGTENDVATIVPYSIYFQDPINPAGFYQYSINQWAEGAVNVTSFFPEDACVNLSTLFVRTRTSGNSTQSELKDFPGKPIQITIDLTPPAPQLTDVSACDLWDDTLIAEGCEGTVNWYAQEEGGSSIHTGANFSPGEITETTSYWASCTVNECEGPRAKVTITIYDSPAIEIGSTDISCFGEDDGVVSIASASGYDLLELYQVNNEGDDNFIDSNTDGSNFTGLGPGEYYVVASLEAEAELTCSTTSNTVEIEEPPLLELVLDDVIDVNCFGFADGAISITASGGTGAYTYDWEDIEGDDNVEDRSGLIAGSYSVTVTDDNGCTASLNDIMVAEPTELMAQVDEVTHVSCFGFSDGAIDISVSGGTPPYSYDWDDIAEENEPEDRTGLFAGTYSVIITDDNGCEVSLDDILVDEPTELTAQVDNIVDATCSGFENGEIYISASGGTPPYTYDWADLEGDDNVEDRIGVAAGFYSVVITDANGCTTELEDIELEDPSDLEAQVDSVEDVSCFGFSDGAINISVSGGTPPYTYNWDDLEGDDNPEDRTGITAGSYSVTITDDNGCIYSLNDILVNEPPALQGEVSDSMNPTCFGFTDGFIDITISGGTPPYTYDWADLEGDNNPADRTNIGGGSYNVTATDANGCEFKLENIMLDEPLKLMVDLVPTPESCEFNDGVITVNASGGTSPYEFSLDGVSYQLSNMFDGLAAGNYTVYTRDANECISQDPVAIDPPENCIVDEGCTLGYWKNHTDRWCDAYATCDTYGDIYIDAPAAIASLSLLEVLNIGGGDIYNLGRQSVAALLNTCSIEVGFTYSSVESLISDVNDAFANGEAGSFGTYLDGLNQAGCPLGGSSATTAPTSPECDAPAASLLADVASSGFSVSPVPFGDQVSVKYHFDYTSNVNIQFFNLSGQMLQNFKFKGVSTGDINDLNVGAFVRSGQAYIIKVNTDRESFSKTIISSE, via the coding sequence ATGGAAATTATTACATCCCGGATGGGGTCTGCAAAGATTCCTATCCTAAATGAAAAAGACAGGGAACCTGTTGTGGGTTCTGTTATGAAACAATTATCCAAAAATTGGAGCCTGTTTTTAACAGTAGCTTTTTTACTTTTTGGATATCAGGAAGCGTTAATTGCACAAACTAATATTAAGGGACTTGTACCTGTTTTACAACCTCTGGGCGGTCACAATATTGATGGGAATGCATATGTAAATGTTAATGGTGAACCCGGAGGGGACTGGCTCTTTGAGTTTGGGACAGATCCTGTGAACAAGAATCCAGGAGGAGTATTTCCTCCTTCAGCATCAGACGGGATTGCAGAGGGAATTCCAGATGTTCCGTTTCCAGATGATTTTTATCTCTATCCCGGGCAAACCACTTTTTTTAGAGATAATATTACTAATAATGATCCTACCATTTTTACCAGCTCCAACAAAATAAATGACAATCCCAACACCTATACCTGGGGAACAGGATCTTCACCTAATAAAAACGAGATTCAAAATGCGATCTCGCATTTTTCATTCGCCGATCCCAATTTACCTCACGGAAATGAAGGAGACCTCTGGTTAATCTTTGCCGCAGACCGGCAGGTAACAAATGGGAGTAGCTATATAGATTTTGAAATTCTTCAGAAACCATTAACTGCAGAGCCTGGTGGAACCTTTACATCCTTGGGAACAGAAGGGGGTAGAACGCTTGGAGATATCCTTATCACTATTGAATTTACCAATGGAGGAGGAGCAGCAAAAGTTGTGACCAGGCGCTGGGTGGCTAACGGAAACGGTTTTATTTATGAAATATTCACACCGGTTATGGGAACCATTTTTGGTACTGAAAACGATGTGGCTACCATTGTACCTTATTCTATCTATTTTCAGGATCCTATTAATCCAGCTGGTTTTTATCAATACTCTATCAACCAGTGGGCAGAAGGAGCCGTAAATGTTACTTCCTTTTTTCCTGAAGATGCTTGTGTGAATTTGAGTACTTTATTCGTAAGAACCCGAACTTCTGGTAATTCAACTCAGTCTGAGTTAAAAGACTTTCCAGGTAAACCAATTCAAATTACCATAGACCTTACTCCTCCAGCACCGCAACTTACAGATGTTTCGGCTTGTGATTTATGGGATGATACACTTATCGCTGAAGGCTGCGAAGGTACCGTTAATTGGTACGCTCAGGAAGAAGGTGGTTCTTCAATTCATACAGGTGCAAATTTTTCACCTGGCGAAATTACCGAAACTACCTCATATTGGGCAAGTTGTACGGTTAATGAATGTGAGGGCCCAAGAGCGAAGGTGACAATTACAATTTATGACTCACCTGCTATAGAAATTGGCTCTACAGATATAAGTTGTTTTGGAGAAGATGATGGAGTAGTATCTATTGCCAGTGCGAGTGGATATGATCTTCTGGAACTGTATCAGGTAAATAATGAAGGAGATGATAATTTTATAGACAGTAATACAGATGGAAGTAATTTTACAGGTCTTGGACCTGGTGAGTATTATGTGGTCGCTTCACTTGAGGCAGAAGCAGAGCTTACTTGTTCCACAACCAGTAATACTGTTGAAATTGAAGAGCCACCACTTCTGGAACTGGTTTTAGATGATGTGATAGATGTTAACTGTTTTGGCTTTGCCGATGGAGCTATTTCTATAACCGCTTCGGGTGGAACCGGAGCCTATACTTATGATTGGGAAGATATTGAAGGTGATGATAACGTGGAAGATAGATCAGGTCTTATCGCCGGGTCTTATTCTGTAACCGTTACCGATGATAATGGTTGTACTGCAAGCCTGAATGATATTATGGTAGCCGAGCCAACAGAATTGATGGCTCAGGTAGATGAAGTGACCCATGTTAGCTGTTTTGGATTTTCCGATGGAGCCATAGATATTTCGGTTAGTGGAGGTACTCCTCCTTATTCCTATGATTGGGATGATATCGCCGAAGAAAATGAGCCGGAAGACAGAACAGGTCTTTTCGCAGGCACTTATTCCGTAATCATTACAGATGATAATGGATGTGAAGTAAGTCTTGACGATATTCTGGTGGATGAACCAACAGAATTGACTGCCCAGGTAGATAATATAGTAGACGCAACTTGTAGTGGCTTCGAGAACGGAGAGATCTATATAAGTGCTAGTGGAGGAACCCCTCCTTATACTTATGATTGGGCCGATCTTGAAGGTGATGATAATGTGGAAGATCGAATTGGTGTTGCCGCAGGATTCTATTCAGTAGTGATTACAGATGCAAATGGATGTACTACAGAACTTGAAGATATTGAATTGGAAGATCCTTCAGATCTTGAAGCTCAGGTAGATTCTGTGGAAGATGTGAGTTGTTTTGGATTTAGTGATGGAGCTATTAATATAAGTGTGAGTGGAGGAACTCCTCCATATACTTATAACTGGGATGATCTTGAAGGAGACGATAATCCGGAAGACCGTACAGGAATTACTGCCGGATCATATTCTGTAACTATTACAGATGATAATGGTTGTATCTATAGTCTTAACGACATTCTGGTTAATGAGCCACCCGCTTTACAGGGTGAAGTTTCAGATTCTATGAATCCAACATGCTTCGGATTTACAGATGGCTTTATAGATATAACTATTAGCGGAGGTACACCACCTTATACCTATGATTGGGCCGATCTTGAAGGTGACAATAACCCTGCAGACAGGACTAATATTGGTGGAGGATCGTATAACGTGACAGCCACCGATGCTAATGGTTGTGAATTCAAGCTGGAGAATATCATGCTTGATGAACCATTGAAACTTATGGTAGATCTAGTACCCACTCCAGAAAGTTGTGAATTCAATGATGGAGTGATTACGGTGAATGCTTCTGGAGGCACATCTCCTTACGAGTTTTCTTTAGATGGAGTATCATATCAATTATCTAATATGTTTGACGGATTGGCTGCTGGAAATTATACCGTGTATACTCGGGATGCTAACGAATGTATCTCTCAGGATCCTGTAGCTATAGATCCACCTGAAAATTGTATTGTAGATGAAGGTTGTACTCTTGGGTATTGGAAAAACCATACAGACAGATGGTGTGATGCTTACGCAACCTGTGATACTTATGGTGATATCTATATAGATGCACCAGCGGCTATAGCCAGTCTCAGCTTACTGGAAGTATTGAATATTGGAGGTGGAGATATCTATAATCTGGGTCGTCAATCAGTAGCTGCATTGTTAAACACCTGTAGTATAGAAGTAGGGTTTACATATTCCAGTGTAGAGAGTCTAATCAGTGATGTAAATGACGCTTTTGCCAATGGAGAGGCGGGATCATTTGGAACATATTTAGACGGATTAAACCAGGCAGGATGCCCGTTAGGTGGATCTTCGGCAACTACTGCACCTACTTCACCTGAATGTGATGCGCCAGCTGCAAGTCTTCTGGCAGATGTTGCTTCTAGTGGATTTAGTGTGTCACCGGTGCCCTTTGGTGACCAGGTAAGTGTGAAGTATCATTTTGATTATACTTCGAATGTAAATATTCAGTTCTTTAATCTAAGCGGACAAATGCTTCAAAACTTCAAGTTTAAGGGCGTTTCCACCGGGGATATCAATGACTTGAATGTGGGTGCCTTTGTTAGGTCTGGTCAGGCTTATATTATAAAAGTGAACACCGACAGAGAAAGTTTCTCTAAAACAATTATTTCTTCGGAATAA